DNA sequence from the Pomacea canaliculata isolate SZHN2017 linkage group LG7, ASM307304v1, whole genome shotgun sequence genome:
CTGCCTTCTCCTGAGAGGAAAAgggtcagatttttttctggtgtaCTTTTATCTTTCACAATCAGTCTTCGAATCTTTATGTTTTTAGTCTTCTTGCGGATAACCTTAAGACTGAACCCAAAGCCATGAAACACAAAAGTGGGTACATGATGGCAGACAAATACAAATAGAAGACAGAACATCTTTACTTTACCCTCATCACAtcaggaaattattatttatttaccatATGTAACTttcagacattacatgataccTGAAGTGTGACActaaatacaaacatgcattATAAAAAAAGCACATAGACAAaaatccatatatatatatatatctttatcttttgttatttcaaatTGTTCAAtccatatttaaagaaaaaacaggcTTGGTtgataatatgaaaaaaaatcaaagaaaattaattttggtGATTCATCAGTCACATTGGTGTACGAAACGTATATTTTGCAAAGTAATTAGCAACGTGCCTGCACTGGTCTTCTttctagaacagtggttcttaaccggggttcgatcgaaccctaggggttcggtgagtcggtctcaggggttcggtggagcctccgccacagaggtcaagacacatccgcaattcgtgatgacactaaagaagggttcggtgaatgtgcatatgaaacttgtgggttcggtacctcaaacaaggttaagaacctcTGCTATAAATATATGCCAAAAATAGAAAAGCGATCCTTTTCACTTTTGCTGGAGAATGCTTTGACAATGCATCAATAATTATCTTTTTGTGAATAATGTTTGGGGgtgtgtcctttttttaaatttttgttaggAACAAAAGCCGGATTTTTTTAGCAAGTATATTTACGTGTAATGATCTTCAAAACAGTcgaaaaaatgcattttacagaCGATCTGGTATGTCGTTGGATCAGTAAAATTGCAGTGTcgttttttacaaaaaatgtatcTATAATCATCTGTCAGGACTGTCAGTTGGCgaaaaacaatataaactttCTCCACCAAAAAATACCACAGCCAAAACAACGTAGACAGGAACTATGTCTGTGTAGAGCAGGGTGGCGAACCTTTTTTCCTTCAAGGGCCTTTCTGATATTAATAGCATCATTCGCGGGCCATGCACAATTATCTACTTTAAACTTAACTTGCTTTGTTTGGTCAAGCTGTACATATAGAGTTTTGCCACAGCAGTTATTTAGCCAATGCTCACGCAAGCCCAAACGTGTAAAATTCTCCGAGGTCCACACAGCAGATGAAAGTTTTAGGACGAACCGAACCTATTTTCTTGATAGAATGGAGAATCTTTTCATATAAATTATTACGTTGTCCCCATATGTAATATTATCCAGATCCCGCTCGCTGATATTGTTTTATACTACTTTACATCAGCGAATATAGCAGTCCCAGTATATGCATAGCCATTCCCATGCCATGTTAAGGTTGTGAAAGTCGGGTACTTCACTGGAGACTGATCGTAGAGACAGACAAAGATGGCTGAAGTCTTAGCAACTGAATGAAGAGTTGCTATTAGAGTCGTCGTGTTAATATTTAATCTTATCAACGATTTAGTGTTTTGCCCAACATAAAAATGTCTGCTCAGATGGAGGAGTAATCGAGAGGGTAATTAGACAGGAACGGTCCCTCGGTTATCTGTACATCGCAAGTATCATTGTCAATAGACCTGAGTGTCGAGCATCAGCCATGTGGCGCTGTGTCACCATGGCATCAGTCCTGTCTAAGGAGCCACTCGTCATTTTCAAAAGCAAGTACACTCGAAATTTGACACTTTATGTGTAGAGTACTGATTCAAATCGTTTCGTACTCGAGATTGTTCCTGTCACGGATGCAGCTAAGTGGTGGGATCCCAAAGGGATTCCAAGGAAGGTCAATGACTTCCGATGGCATTCTTGTGGTTGAGGTcatattgtttgctttttttccctcctttcgACAGGAAACTTAGTGAAAACTAGCAAGTCGGTATGGCTTATTATTTCATTCCGTTTCGAAAATGTACACTGtatagcagacctgggcaatgggcggcccgcgggccggatccggcctgcctcctgtctctgaccggcccgcccgctggcccgacCGCCagtgtatatactatatatacagtattgggttaaactgagttaactatagtagtccggccctctaaaaccatcccaatttctcacgCGGCTCCTTGGGAAAATGAATTGCCCACCTCTGCTGTATAGCAATCGCTGATGCTAGTTTGATTCCTTGTCCTTTGACCTAATCTAGGGCGTGTCATCGGGTTCTAGCACGCATGTGAACGGCTTGATGCGTCTAGTGATACGCATGTGACACTCAAAGGGCGGAGGTGACGCTGGATCAACGGCTCGGATGCGAAACTGACTCAGTAGTTTTGTGATGAAGAGGAAAAGTTCGATTTCCGCCAGATGACCTCCAACACAGTTCCGTTTGCCtgtacaagcaaaaaaaaaaaataataataacaataatcatcgTAAAACAAAAGCTGTAACAGTAAATACAAAGGCTATTTTCTGTGTCGTGAGTAAGCCAGCCTTGTGCATAAAATGTCGAGGCTAGAAAGACGTGGGAGGGATTGGGAAATTAGTCGACTTTCATAAAAGTCTTTTCAATACACATCACTTTCTGATTTATTCAGCtggaattaaataaattaaataggATTTTTCCACTGACCCTATTCAGTGGCGGTTTCGAAGAAGACAATGGCATGCATTTTCTGCATTAGCTggcaaaagtaaataatttgcCGTTTAGCAACCACCTTCGCCATCTCTAGAAATTACTCACCGATGCCAAATGGTCGATAACTCTTAGGTTTCACGAATTTGCCGTTGTCGTCTAGATGGCGCTGTGGGTTAAACAGTTCTGGGTCTTTGTAGAAGTGCGGGTCTCGGTGCAGGCTGAAGATGCTCGCTAGCACAAAGGCTCCTTTTGGGACCTCGTACTTGTCTTCTATGATGGCGTCCTCGGTGGCCACGTGAGGAAGTGATGACGGTGTCACAGACCCGAGGCGCAGCACCTCTGTCAGGGTGGCTCGGGTGTATGGGAAGTGCTGCTGATTGGCCCAAGAGATCGTCACATTACTGGAAAGAGCCCGCCTAAGCTCGTCCTTGACCTTGTTCTGCACTTCCGGGTAATGAATGAGGTACAAACAGAAGAACTCGATGGCCGACAGGGAGCTAGTCACGCCACCGAAAAACAGGTCCATCAAGGACTGTACGAGCTCTTTGTCTGTGATCAACAATAAGTGCCGATGAAAATTAACAAAGACAGATTGTAGGGGAAAGTAACAGCAACATCTGTAGATTGAGCACTACAGTTGAAGGGCAAAATCGAATCAAAGTTAGAATTAAGACATTTTAAGGCACATCATTATGTTAATCGAATATAGCACTGTCATTAATTTCTcgcgatttttgttttttggtgatGAGTTCGAGACATCTGGACGTTATTGAAGGCCCCAAACAACCATTGCCACAGTTTTTAtcccctcctctccccatcTACCCCCCACAAAGAGAAAGTGGGGAGATTGAAATAGAATGAACTGAATTTGACGGTGTTCCTTAAATTGTCTATACATTTTAGCATCTGGCAGCTCTCctgatgtttctttcttttccgaTTTTACCCGTAATAATAGAAGCCAGGCTAAGTTTTTGGTAAACGAAATTCATCCTAAAATTCAACTGGAAGTTTGGAAACGCAGTTGCCGCACAAAGACAGTTTCTTGATGTTTGCAATTCATTGCACTGCCTGTACCAGAAAAgatatgtttgaaaaaaaggcgctgacaaaacaattaaatgatGTCTGTAGATTCTATTACATtttgacagtttatttaaaatgtattttagtaCACACTGCTTTTATAACTATTCCAAGTGTGTATACATTTTTGGGACACCCTACTGATGTAGATATTTGTAAACTTATAGTAAGATTTACCAACGTGTACATCAGAGATTCACTAAAGAACAATTGAACAGCACTCACCATCATTCTCGGGCCTAGAGGAATACTGTTCGGAAACTAGAATGTGGTCAAGAAGGGCATTGCTGTCAGGCTTTCCATCTGCCTTGCGGAGAGCCTCTCTGCGCGTGGAAATCCATTGTCTTATGATGGCCTGCATCGCTTCTGACATCTTAAACATGTCTGGTATCGTGCATCCGCTTATGGCTTCTAACGGTCGACGGAAATGACGCACCTGTTACAGTGACACACCATGTTAAAATCGGACTcactgatgaaaaaataaaagttgttacATATTCTTGCGACCGTAATGTCAAGCGCATGTGTTATAGATGTATCGTACGTCAAAGTGCCAAATCGTGGGAAGAAGTGAAAGGAATTCTGAATCTTTTAATCTCTTACTAAAAgatatgtacaaaataaataaataaaacgaggACAGTAATAACAAGACAAACGAGCTGCTGTCGAAATCCGGACATACAGAGGCAGCACACAGTTTACCTTCAAAAACATTTGCGTCCATTTGGAGGTGAGGTCCACCTCCTCCAGGTTCCTCATCTGCTCCAGCAAGATGATCATGACTTCACTGTCGCAGTCCAGGGCCTCGCCCAGCAGCAACGTGGCAAGGCGACTGGTAAGAGCAGGCAGAAAAAAGTCGCCCAAGTGTAACGGCTCAGCGCATGCGCTCTTCATCTGCTGCAGTACACGATCTGCCTCTGTGCCGATGATGTCTTCGTAGGTGGCGTGTGAAGGTCCGGTCTTCATGGCGCATGTCATGGCGGCCCGATTCTCCTTCCATCTCTCCCCTTGCCCGAACACTAGACCTGGAGGGGATAGGGAAGGGTACACAAAAACCCATCAAACAAGTCAATTTCAATATGTACCTTTTTATCATACAAACCATGATCAGCTTGCGatctaaaacaatatttcagcATTTCTGCAACTATTAATGATAACACCCGAGTTTCATACTTACATAAATTAAGGGACGTGATGCTATCAGTGCCATCAGCATTACCTTGCGACCTGTTTCCACATATCATGTAAACAGCATCAGGGTGGCAAAGGGAAAAAGTACCCATACAAGGCCCCACTACATTTTAGCAATTTAGATAAAGGTCAGTGTTACACGGTTGACTGGCTTATAGTCTGCACATGAAATTGTACTGCTGAAGAAACCTAACCGACCCAGCAATTCACAAACGTTTTA
Encoded proteins:
- the LOC112569059 gene encoding farnesoate epoxidase-like, with the translated sequence MATLPPGPKGLPIIGASYKWKGPETNLAWAQEFGPLYSVRMGPNLMVYLNSIELVEEYMERKGDAFLGRPEGPATIANGLVFGQGERWKENRAAMTCAMKTGPSHATYEDIIGTEADRVLQQMKSACAEPLHLGDFFLPALTSRLATLLLGEALDCDSEVMIILLEQMRNLEEVDLTSKWTQMFLKVRHFRRPLEAISGCTIPDMFKMSEAMQAIIRQWISTRREALRKADGKPDSNALLDHILVSEQYSSRPENDDKELVQSLMDLFFGGVTSSLSAIEFFCLYLIHYPEVQNKVKDELRRALSSNVTISWANQQHFPYTRATLTEVLRLGSVTPSSLPHVATEDAIIEDKYEVPKGAFVLASIFSLHRDPHFYKDPELFNPQRHLDDNGKFVKPKSYRPFGIGKRNCVGGHLAEIELFLFITKLLSQFRIRAVDPASPPPFECHMRITRRIKPFTCVLEPDDTP